The genome window TGGTACAAAGTTAACAACACCTTTTGGCAAACCAGCTTCTTCCAATACTGTTAACAATAGGTAGTTAGATAGAGAAGCATTTTGGGATGGTTTCCAAACAACAGTATTACCCATTAGGGCTGGGGCACCAACTAAGTTTCCTGCAATTGCGGTGAAGTTAAATGGTGTCACAGCATAAACAAAACCTTCTAATGGTCTATATTCGGCACGGTTCCAAACACCTGGCGATGATTCAAGTGGTTGTTGCGCATACAATTCATTGGCATATTTAACAttgaatctgaagaagtcCGCCAATTCTGTTATACAATCAATTTCTGCTTGGTAAACGTTCTTACCTTGGCCTAGCATAGTAGCAGCCAACATATCGTAACGGTATTTGGTACAAATAAGATCTGCAGCCTTTAGAAACACTGACGCACGCTCGTAGAATGGTAATTTGTACCACTTATCCTTTGCTTCTTTGGAAGCTTTAATGGCAGCTTGCACATCTGCATTGGTTGCTTGTGTCACGTTTGCCAATACCTCGGAATGATTGGCTGGGTTTAGCTGCTGAGAAATGCCCCTCTTCCCACCATCCTCGTTATAGTATATCCTCTCACCGTTGATAACCAAAGGAACATCCAACGACGAGTTCTTAAATTTAGAAAGCGAAGCTCTCAACAAGTCCCAATCAACAAGATCTTTGCTTCCAAATGCTTTCACCGGTTCATTGCCAATGTGCTTTGGAGGTTGGATATGTGACAATTGTGCGATACATCTCTTAGAAGAGCGCAAAAGCCCAATACGTGATAACATCTTCCTTTACTGAATTCACTACTGGTGATCTGTACAGAAAGCGATAAATACTTACCTCTAACACTGATTGTATTACCCAAATGCCCCGAATATATTGACTTCTTAATATTTAAGGCTCTGTTATTTTCATACTATAATAGAGACTACCCTTTTTATATGCTTTGCAAAATGTTAATATTGATGCCTAATCGTACTAAAAGTTATACACGATTCAATTGTCTATAGAGGAGTGACATTGATAATGAGACCGATACAGTGACCGGGACAGTAATGATGCGCTCAGGACCCTCAGATAAATAAGCCCATCGCCCGGTATATGCCTTGCGCCCACACACTTTTGCACTGCAAATACTGGCAACCACCTTTGACGGGAAACCAGTTCCGTGATTCaatgaaaaattaataTGACAAAACCCACTTGAAGGAAATCGAATTCCGTTTCATATCGCTTTTCATGGCCTTTTACGCCCTTTACCATATTAGGACAAAAACGGCATGACTGACATTCTGAGGAGACGAAGATTGAACGAAAAGGGAAACTGAGCGGACGTAAGAtggaaaaaacaaaaactgtGATCACGTGAacatatttttctttgacaaTGCCGgtgacgatgacgacgatgcGCTATTACTACTAGCACTAGTTTTTGTATTGGAGTCGGTATTAGTGACAACAATTGCGCTTGCAGGAGGAACTTCAGAAGCGAGCAAGCATCCAGCGTTTGGCTGCGATTTAGATTGAATTTGAGGATGAGTCTGGGTTGGTGAGCCACCATAATAGCTTTTGGCGCGCATGAATCCTAAAACAAAGTTCGATGAGAAGCACCATATAGCCAACGTAAGTAGGATAACCAGTAGAGTCTTCCACCCCAAGGGTTCGATCAGTGAGTTGACAATCTCAGCAAAGAGTTTAGCGCCTAAGGAGGTTCTTGCGCGGAAATATATCTTGTTGTTCCTGCTCATACATCTTGCCCATTCGTTACATTGATCATATAGTGCCGGTACTACTTCGTTGTCCGCACAATGGTTGGCAAGATATTGGACCTTGCACTTTGCCGATTCGTAATCTAGTTCTAGCTTTTGGTGTTCCCAGGTGGCTCTGATATCTGTGCGCACGGATTTTGCAAATGCAGTGATGGTTGAACATATGATCATGACTGTTAAAGTGTTCAAAGCCATTTGTAGATAAGTTGTAAATGCATACGAAGCTTTGGAAGCAGGTCGAGATTTAGAGGACCATGGAACTGGCAATTGGTTCTCGTTCTCATTTTCAGCCTGCTCTACTTCTTCTATCGGGGGTGTATATTTGTATGGTTCGCCATTGGCGTCAGTCACCATGTagtaatgatgatggttcTGAATGTTTATCTGCCATGGTCTCTTTTGACGTTCTGGAGTCTGAAGCCCCGAGACGTTTTGACTGCCTTCATTTGAAGACGAAATAGATTCCGCACTcgtcttttcttctgttggCTCTGTTGGAAGTTTATCAGTAATGGTTACCGGAACATCCTTACTTTCTTCCTGTTCATTTTGTTGCCCTAGTTGCTTGTGGTCCTCATCTTGTTCattcttgttcaaatcTCTTGTTGCCAATGCAATTCCGAGACTTGTTGGCGAAAGCAGTGCTTTGATAAGACCCTTTTGTTCACGATTGGTAtcgtcctcatcttctgttTCAATCTCCTCTATAATATCCTCATTTGATTTGTTCCCAGGAATGGTATTTACGTTTAAAGAATTATCGTATTCTTCATCTATATCCATTTTATCAGATAGACAGCTCTCGGGGATACTTACAGTCGAGCGCAAAGGTGATGGACATGGCGGCGAATAAGGAAGAAATTTACTGATGAGATCTTCTGCTATCGGTTTTTTCTCAGATATCGATAAGTTAGAAATCGCCAGTAAGTCTGATTCTTCTAATGTATCATCTTGAATGGTGGAGTTTAAGGAAAGTGCATTAAATTCATCCATTGCTACCCCATGTAATATCAAGGCAGATATACCTTTCTAAAAGGAGGTTGGAGGAGGTGCAAATCAAAGTCAAGCTGCCGTTTTTATATTCTCGTTTGGTTATTCTAAGTATGAACGATTAGATACAAAAACCGATATCACGTTTTTTTGAtgctttcaaaaaataccaaaaatACGTATAGCTTAAAAACAGTGGACAGTATAAACATGAATTAACGGTAATAAGCTTAGTTCTCCATAAACCAAACGCAATATTCAGTATATAGATAAGAAACTACTAACATATAGTATCTCAGTATTTAGAGTccctatttttttttttttttgtcgCTGTTGTAGATCGTACTTTAATACGTTTCAGGTTCAAGTTTGTATAAACTGTCCAAAAAGCCTTCGATCAAACGATCTGCGACGCCTGCAGTTTTAACACTTCCTGCTACACCATACAATGCACCAGTTCCATCACTAGATGGCTTTGCATTTGGTTCggatttcattttctcAACGGTGGTCTTTAAAGCCTGTTTTAATTCGTCTATTGATTGGAGCGTCAGGTGAGTGAGAGCGAAATGCACAGATGCTGGTTTTTGTAGTGCACTGAAATGCCATCCACTCTTCGATAAAGTGTCAGATAGTTCATAAATATTAATTGTGTTTGAAGTAAAAGAGATCACGGAGCATAGTGGATCACCTAAAATTTGAAGATCAGGCACCTCTTTTTTGATAAATTCTTTCAACGATCTGGCCTTCCCCACAATTTCTTTACATGATTCAATGTAACCTTTTTCGCCGAAATGGACTAATGTTGCCCAACAGCCTACAACTAATGCACCAGGTCTGCTTCCCGCAAGCGTTGGGGAACCATATAAACCACCAGTCCAGTCAGTGCTAACATAGTACTGTTGTTTTCTGAGTAATGGACTGCGGTACATAATTACACTCGATCCCTTAGGTGCAAAACCATATTTATGCGTGTCGCAAGAGATTGATGTAACGCCAGGTACTCTGAAGTCAAACAATGGAACGTCATCAAAACCAGCCTTAGCCATAAATGCAACAATGAATGAGCCCAAGCAACAATCAACATGGACTGGGATTTTATACTTTTCTCCCAGTTTTCCGATTGTCTCAATGTCATCAATAATACCATGAGGAAAGTTTGGTGCCGATCCTGCCAATAAAACTGTGTTTCTATTAATGAGTCTTTTCATTTGCTTTACATCACATTGGTACGTAACAGGATCCAAATCGACGTGATGTATCTTGATACCAAAGTAGTAACCCGCCTTATCAAAACCAGCATGTGCAGTTTTGGGAATAATCATTTCTGGTTCTCTAATACCCTTGAAACGTAACCCATACATCTTTGCACTTAAGCATGCCAACAACAAGGATTCTGTACCACCGCTAGTAGTAGTTCCACAGCCCGTCTCCGGCGCATTAAACATTTTTAGCACCATAGAAACCACCTCTGCCTCCATTTTACGGACTCCTGGGAAAACATCTGGATGCAATTGATTGGCTATACAGTATTTTTGGAACGCTTTCGATTGCAAATCAATCAACTCATCACCGCCGTGATAAACAGCCCCTGACACTTTCCCGTTTTTCCAGTCAGAATGCCTCAAAACACTATTTAACTTATCCAAACTTTCTAGtactttttcttcactcAATCCTTCGGAAGGTAGTTCTGTATAGTCTTCCAACTGAGGGTCGTTCTTAATCAAATCCGCTTCTATGGACGTCAAGGCCTTGGAAACCTGTTTTTCAACAGAGCCCCTAATTCCAGGCATACTCAAAATAACGCTGAACAACCTTTTACCAAAATAATGGTATAGCTTGCCAAGAGATGTTATTAACCCATATCCTCTTATGTATAGTAGTATCTTCgaaaagaacttgaagacCAAATGGATGAAGACACAGTCTCGTAGTATCCAGTACCAAGGGGTATTTTTCAAGTACTGCTGAATTTCCAACTTGAGAGAATCTACTAAGATAACTGGATTGAATTGAAAGGTGTTGTATTTGTAAGAATATCCGAGGTAAAACCTCTTTTGTAGTCCTTCCAAGTATTCCATTTTATCAATACACTACCCCTCACTTAAAAGGATATTGATGGTTTGGGAACAAACTGGTATAGTCAATGAACCTGAGAAAATGCTTAGCAGCCTTGATCTATCTATGATAACATCAGTAAACATTTACCGTATACTTATAAAATTCAGAATATGGTTTTTTATAACTAAATAACTGGTTTATTTGAGTGATGTTCTAAGATTTTCCCTAATTTAAGTTTCATGCCGTTGTAGCGAAAAATGTGTGCTTTAGCCACACAAAAGAGAACGGTATATTATAATGCATAATTatggcaaaaaaaaaaaaggctCAAATTGGCCTGCATGGTATTGCAAAGAAGCATTTAGATCCCTTTGCGGAAACATCGGGAGTGAAAAACCCtaagaacaaaagatgaaGGTAAGTAGGAGCAATCCATCGGTATGTGCATCATTTATGTGAGAATTATTTTATGtaaaatacaaaaataGTACGGACCCTCCTGTTGCTTCAACAGTGTGTTGAcaagttttcaattttaataTTACAAGTATCAGATAGATTTACAATTATTGCTGATTGTATGTAGGTACAATAATCTCTTTTCTATGTGTATGTTGGGGATGTGGCTCTTGTGGTCCTAGTAGTGTATCTGGATGAATGATTTGTCGATGGGGATGGTTTTTTCGTAGGTTCATTTTCGATATTGTATTGATCTTGAACGCGGTTCATATACTGAATCAAGAACTGCGACTGTTGAACCAATTTTCGTAATGTGGTTTTGAGTTTCCTTTCCTTGTCCTGTAAGGTCTGTAGTTGCCATTTAGTGTATGGGCCATTGAGTTTACgttccaattcttccttttccgATTTGAGTTTGGAGGTATATAGGGCTTTTGCGGCAGCTTCAGAAGACTTTTCTTGATACTCAGACCTTAGTTCTTCATTGCGTGTACCTTCCTCATCATTACGTTTCCTTAGCTCATCAACATCTGTGGACAGTTTTTCACTAATTTGTTTCCGACTATCGATTTCGGATGAAACATCGCTGAGTTCCAAGAGTTTCAATAATTCAGACTTACGGTCCAGAAGTTTAGTGAGCCGCTCATCCAAGATATCAAGATCTGACTTAGTACGTTCGACACGTTTTTCAGAATCATTAAGTTTGCCCTcgttttcttttaatttcttgaaatattGACCAGCTTGAACTTTCAACTCGTCGTAGTCATTCAACCTTTTCGTTTCTCTGATTCTGGTCTCTAATACTAGCTTTTCACGCTCTTCATATTCGATACTACACTGCTTCAATCTCTCCGCTGTTAGGGTTTTCAATATATGTTGATAACTTTTGATATCCATAGGACCTGATTGTAATGGTAACTCGTACTTACCATATGTAAGATCCATTAATCCTAGAGGCGTCGTCAAAAATGGTGTAAGATCATCCGAATCCTTATCTGAGCCCGTTGTCATTTCTGGTATAAGTGCTGCAGGATTTTCACCTTTGATCAAGGCTGATGTGATATCTTCATATTGACGTAGCGAAACGAGATTCTTGTCATCAGCGCgatatttcaaaaagtgTACAATGGAGTCTAGTTGGACCGCTTCATCTTTAAGAAGTGACTTCCTTTGAGAGAGTAGGTAGTGATCTGGCGAGTCTTGCACCAATAGTTTGACCAAAGGAATTTTTTTACCATTTTTCCTCACTTTGTAAATAGAAGGTAGCGAATCATCAAGCATTGGATCGAAACTGATAATGACGTCCAAATTGAACCTCGAAAATAAATCCTCTGAATGAGTTAAATGCGTTGTCGTAGCCAAGAAGAGCCAGTCAAGTTGTGCACCTTTGtcattttttcttttcgacTTCGAGTAGTTATACTCATCCTTTGTCTTGAAATTTGATTCTGGTCCCACACTACCCATAGCCGATCCATTTTCAGCATTAGATGAGTTTACACCAAAGCTTTGATCATCGTATTCATgcttttcatcaaataGTGATGTTCCTGATagtctcttcaatttcGCGACTTTGCCTAGCATCACACCCTCAATCAAATCCAACTCTTTAACAGAATGAGATACAATAGCAATCTGTAATAGTCTAGATTTATCTTTCCGATTTAGCAAAAGGTCTACCATAAGGTTGAGTTTGCCAAATTTATCACTTGTGGATATTAATCGTTCGCTAGGTTCCATCAATAAAAATTGTCTTGGCATATAATGCTCAACTAAGAGACATGGATGGTTAGACACTGCCCGAATGTTTTCGAAAAACCATTCTGTTAATTGAACATCAGTCAGGGCAACCATGCTTAAATCTCTTTTGACATCGTCGTGGTCAGCTTCATGTTTAACAGGTAGCTTAGGAACTAGCGATTTGTCAATGCATGAAACAAACGATTCGGCATGTATAGATATCAATATTTCCAATAGATCTTTCTGTACCTGAGTTAAACCGACCGGTATACAAAACACCTGAGTTCTACTTGAGGAAAGATTCATATTTGCAGTAGTTTCTGGACCCACtgttttcttatttttttggtcCTTCCTCACCTTCGCTTCACTCGCTTTCACGTAATAAACAGTGTAATGACATCCATATATACCCTTGTGAAAAGATCTCTTTGCATTCCtttgaaaacgaaaatgGCGTGCAATACGTAAAGACACATTTTTTTGAGcgtacaaaaaaaaaaaaaaaacaatattatGACGGAATTCGGCAACCAGGGACCGTTGTTTGTGAAGGAAATCTAGccataaaatataatagaGGAACATTGTAAAGcgaatatatacacatacatatacatgGTTTGTCAATTTATGTAAACAATCATTACTTCTTGTAAAAAGTTGCAACGTATTGATCCAATGTAATGTCGTCAGTGAACAAAGTATGATCCGACAATAGTCCTAGCCTAGCTACAACAAATCTATCCTGACTAGAACCTGGTTTAGTTTCGCGATACCATGGCTTAGGGAAGCGCTTTTCGTTATGGTACTCTGCGATTGCAGCCTCTCTAAGATCTTCGAATCTGTCATCACCAGCCAGGGTATCACGGACGACCAAGAAATTACCACCATCGATCAGGAGTGGCTCGTTATACTTTACAATATCTGAAGTAAATTCTACCGGGCCACTCTTTGAATAGGCGTCAGGTTTTAccattttgaaaatatggGATAACGGGTAGTTTAGAATTAGCCAGTGGTATATAATCCATTCATCCGGCGATGTGTTTCTCTTTTGCAATAGAGTTGACCTTTGCAAAAAGTATGTCATTTTAATCAATGGGTTTAGGTTTGGAATGTGTATTGTATTCAACGATTTAACTAGCTTTACGATCTCCAGGATCCATCGTCTCATATTATaatcatatattttatcCTTAAATAACACTTCAAATGCAATTCGTTTCATTATAGAGCCAACCATAACTTGCCAATGGAAGTTTTCAGTAAGTGAATTACTTCCTGGTAGGTTAACACTTGGTATGAATTTTGTATCTACCGCAACATAGTATTTGGATTTATGTCGATAATATATCTCGACCTGCAAACAGAATTTATCCGGCATTTCCATCAATGCTGCATCAGCTGTTCTAGACGTATCGACGGAAAGCGATATTAGAATAGATGGACTGTCGGTTTTCGGACCTTTGTATGCGTAAGTAGCAGATCCTGCACAACCTTTTGGAGTATCTGAAACATTGCTATCAGAATTATTCATCGCAACGACGGGCCCATACACACCGTTGACCAGTAAGCGTTTCGaagtttttattttcaattcaGTAATCCCATATTCTGATTTGTTATTGATAAATGTTTCCCAGTCGTATTTAAAATTTGTATCAGATAGGGACTCATATTGTATAACTTCTGCAAGGCACGGCTTCATTTCCCACATTCCGATTTGATCCAAACTACAGATAAACATCGAGCATTGAACAAAATCTGCGGAACTTGACATTCCCTTGTAAAAATTCCTTGCCTCTTTCCAGTATTTAAGATCTTGACCTCCTTCAATGTTCCTATGCTGGCGTATATGATTCTTTCTAGTCATTGAGATCACTTTACCAGGACCCACGGTACATGGCCCAAATATCAATGCGATTGAACGAGACGGCTTGAGACAAGAGGCTAGGAAAATTGCCAATGCAGTGTTCCGTTTGCaccttttctttgactttGGGTTGTTAACGAACTGCAGTTGCGTTAATTTGGAAGCAAACGTTTCGTTATCCATGTAGAATTTCGAAGACGCCAAGCCATACTTGACTATAAACCAATTGAAGTCCAATTTCATCAGCTTTGAATTGGCTTTACTAGATTCCGCATCAATAATTACACGGGAAAAGTCAGAACAGTGTATTGATACAGAACCATCTTCTATAGTGACCAATGCCAAGGATAACGGGGTACCGAATTCTAGTGATTTTAGGATACTGATGTCATTTTCAAACTCACTATTCAAATCAACTATAACAACTGTTCTAGACGGGTCCAAATCATTAACAGAACCTAAACGTTTTACGT of Kluyveromyces marxianus DMKU3-1042 DNA, complete genome, chromosome 3 contains these proteins:
- the HDA2 gene encoding Hda2p, whose protein sequence is MFLYYILWLDFLHKQRSLVAEFRHNIVFFFFLYAQKNVSLRIARHFRFQRNAKRSFHKGIYGCHYTVYYVKASEAKVRKDQKNKKTVGPETTANMNLSSSRTQVFCIPVGLTQVQKDLLEILISIHAESFVSCIDKSLVPKLPVKHEADHDDVKRDLSMVALTDVQLTEWFFENIRAVSNHPCLLVEHYMPRQFLLMEPSERLISTSDKFGKLNLMVDLLLNRKDKSRLLQIAIVSHSVKELDLIEGVMLGKVAKLKRLSGTSLFDEKHEYDDQSFGVNSSNAENGSAMGSVGPESNFKTKDEYNYSKSKRKNDKGAQLDWLFLATTTHLTHSEDLFSRFNLDVIISFDPMLDDSLPSIYKVRKNGKKIPLVKLLVQDSPDHYLLSQRKSLLKDEAVQLDSIVHFLKYRADDKNLVSLRQYEDITSALIKGENPAALIPEMTTGSDKDSDDLTPFLTTPLGLMDLTYGKYELPLQSGPMDIKSYQHILKTLTAERLKQCSIEYEEREKLVLETRIRETKRLNDYDELKVQAGQYFKKLKENEGKLNDSEKRVERTKSDLDILDERLTKLLDRKSELLKLLELSDVSSEIDSRKQISEKLSTDVDELRKRNDEEGTRNEELRSEYQEKSSEAAAKALYTSKLKSEKEELERKLNGPYTKWQLQTLQDKERKLKTTLRKLVQQSQFLIQYMNRVQDQYNIENEPTKKPSPSTNHSSRYTTRTTRATSPTYT
- the NEL1 gene encoding GTPase-activating protein NEL1 produces the protein MIELNYGAVPTSRTDTLARVLDCGDDNTGCISAICEPQLTIHEPMDFGSSVGILPCKDCSGYANYLSPKSPDGKAGWFCSFCNAFNETGVTPESGFYVKRLGSVNDLDPSRTVVIVDLNSEFENDISILKSLEFGTPLSLALVTIEDGSVSIHCSDFSRVIIDAESSKANSKLMKLDFNWFIVKYGLASSKFYMDNETFASKLTQLQFVNNPKSKKRCKRNTALAIFLASCLKPSRSIALIFGPCTVGPGKVISMTRKNHIRQHRNIEGGQDLKYWKEARNFYKGMSSSADFVQCSMFICSLDQIGMWEMKPCLAEVIQYESLSDTNFKYDWETFINNKSEYGITELKIKTSKRLLVNGVYGPVVAMNNSDSNVSDTPKGCAGSATYAYKGPKTDSPSILISLSVDTSRTADAALMEMPDKFCLQVEIYYRHKSKYYVAVDTKFIPSVNLPGSNSLTENFHWQVMVGSIMKRIAFEVLFKDKIYDYNMRRWILEIVKLVKSLNTIHIPNLNPLIKMTYFLQRSTLLQKRNTSPDEWIIYHWLILNYPLSHIFKMVKPDAYSKSGPVEFTSDIVKYNEPLLIDGGNFLVVRDTLAGDDRFEDLREAAIAEYHNEKRFPKPWYRETKPGSSQDRFVVARLGLLSDHTLFTDDITLDQYVATFYKK
- the DPL1 gene encoding sphinganine-1-phosphate aldolase DPL1, with the translated sequence MEYLEGLQKRFYLGYSYKYNTFQFNPVILVDSLKLEIQQYLKNTPWYWILRDCVFIHLVFKFFSKILLYIRGYGLITSLGKLYHYFGKRLFSVILSMPGIRGSVEKQVSKALTSIEADLIKNDPQLEDYTELPSEGLSEEKVLESLDKLNSVLRHSDWKNGKVSGAVYHGGDELIDLQSKAFQKYCIANQLHPDVFPGVRKMEAEVVSMVLKMFNAPETGCGTTTSGGTESLLLACLSAKMYGLRFKGIREPEMIIPKTAHAGFDKAGYYFGIKIHHVDLDPVTYQCDVKQMKRLINRNTVLLAGSAPNFPHGIIDDIETIGKLGEKYKIPVHVDCCLGSFIVAFMAKAGFDDVPLFDFRVPGVTSISCDTHKYGFAPKGSSVIMYRSPLLRKQQYYVSTDWTGGLYGSPTLAGSRPGALVVGCWATLVHFGEKGYIESCKEIVGKARSLKEFIKKEVPDLQILGDPLCSVISFTSNTINIYELSDTLSKSGWHFSALQKPASVHFALTHLTLQSIDELKQALKTTVEKMKSEPNAKPSSDGTGALYGVAGSVKTAGVADRLIEGFLDSLYKLEPETY
- the BRL1 gene encoding Brl1p; the protein is MDEFNALSLNSTIQDDTLEESDLLAISNLSISEKKPIAEDLISKFLPYSPPCPSPLRSTVSIPESCLSDKMDIDEEYDNSLNVNTIPGNKSNEDIIEEIETEDEDDTNREQKGLIKALLSPTSLGIALATRDLNKNEQDEDHKQLGQQNEQEESKDVPVTITDKLPTEPTEEKTSAESISSSNEGSQNVSGLQTPERQKRPWQINIQNHHHYYMVTDANGEPYKYTPPIEEVEQAENENENQLPVPWSSKSRPASKASYAFTTYLQMALNTLTVMIICSTITAFAKSVRTDIRATWEHQKLELDYESAKCKVQYLANHCADNEVVPALYDQCNEWARCMSRNNKIYFRARTSLGAKLFAEIVNSLIEPLGWKTLLVILLTLAIWCFSSNFVLGFMRAKSYYGGSPTQTHPQIQSKSQPNAGCLLASEVPPASAIVVTNTDSNTKTSASSNSASSSSSPALSKKNMFT